The genomic interval TCTCCGCGGCAGTGGGTTCTGTGGACAGGGTCTCCGCGGCAGTGGGTTCTGTGGACAGGGCCTCTGGGGACAGGGTCTCCGTGGCAGTGGGTTCTGTGGACAGGGTCTCCGCGGCAGTGGGTTCTGTGGACAGGGCCCCTGTGGACAGGGACTCCGTGGCTGTGCGTTCTGTGGCCAGTGCCATTGTGCTTGCTGGCTCCATGGGCAGGGTCTCTGTGGACAGAGCCTCTGTGGCTGCAGGTTCTGTGGCCAGTGCCGCTCTGCCTGCTGGCCCTGTGGACAGGGCCTCCACTGCAGCTGATTCTGTGGATGGAACCTCCATGATGGGAGGGATTACAGTGACTGGTTCTTTGGTCAGAGTGACCAGTATGACCGGCTCCATGCTCACATTCCCAGTGGCTGCCCCTCCTGCATCCAGGACAGCAGGGTCCCTTGTGGCCACCTCCAGAGTGGTTGGCTCAGGTGTTAAAGGCCTTGCAGACTCTCTCTGCTCCAATGTTCCCATCACAGGCAGAAGCTTGGGGGCCTCGGTGCTATTAAGCATTTCTGGAGGGTCCGTCTGTATGTCATAGTCATATATGTCGGAGTCGTCCTCATCCACTTCTCTCCGGCCACGGACaagcagggggcctggggcctCCTTGGTTCCATCCTCCCAGGTCTCCCACAGCTGGAGGCTGCTTCCAGGGCCCAGCAGGGCCAGGAGCAATAGGAGTTTCAGAAACATGGCACCTGGAGGGGGATACGGACAGAGGGATGTCAGGATAGCTGTACCCCTGGACCTGCCAAGCGCCCTCGATGGCCACAGCTGGGAGCTCATCTGGCCTGGGGCACCCTTGTGATCCAGCACATGCCTGGTGCACAGAAGACCCTCAGCAAATAGCAGCTATTATTACTTATCAACATCAATGACTCCGTCTGGGGGGTAGCCCTTCAACTCCCTCTACATGGTGCATAGAAATGTGTTTGcctccttattcttttttattaaaactttttatttgtggGCAAGACAATCTACTGGGGTGCGGGAAGATAATATTAGATCTTCTAGTTATATTAACTTTTATGTCACTTCTTAATTTCTATCTttgtatacatttataatatattatgagTGCAGTGGTCCTTGTATACAATTAATAAACAGGCCAATGTTCCTATATCGTCCACTGATGGGGTCCATGAGCAAGTTTGGTGGCTGCAGGTTTGCAGGATAAAGCTGTTCATTTGGCCCTTTGAGGCTTCTCAGAGTCCGATCCTGACTCTTCTCTCCACATCATTCTGTTCCACTTTTCCTTATCTTGGCTCCCATCCCACACAGCCCTGTCCTGTCCCTCAGATTCTCGGTTTTCTCATCCTTTATTGGTGTCTTGGCTTGGCCCAGTTCCCTTTGGCCGGGTCCTCACTCACATGATGGGGATGACAGCACCTATCTGGAGACTATTGTGAGGATAACATGAGGTGATACCTGCAAAGCCCTTAGCACTTTGCTCCCATCTCCAGCTCCCACAAAGGGCAGCTACTTCAGTTCTTTCATTAAATCTATCCCATAAGTCCTCAAGGGCCCAGAGCCATCAACTGCTCTATCTGGGGCCAGGAGATAAACTCAAATCTTTTCTGAAGAGGCTGTCCTCAGCGAGTTGACAGTCATCTCATTTGCCTGTGAGTAGGGAGGGCCACTGTCCATCCTGGTATCACCCCTCAGCCTCCCGAACAGGTAGCCAGAAAGGGCAGTGCCTTTCCCTTTGGACATCTCATTGATCTTTCTACTTGGCCTTGTGAACGCTCACGCCCTCTGgatttccctctctccccttacGCTCCCCCTGGCACTGGCTGGTATCTGTGGGATTCAAAATCTTGCAGCTGAGACTCCTGTGGTGACCAACAGCTGTGTTCTGGGGCAGGATTCATATATCACTCGATTCCCTGACATAGCACCCTTCAGCAATATGCAGTCCCAGGCACAGTGTCTGGGGCAGAGCCTGGATAATTTCCAGTAcctttccttgtttgtttttttaattggagtatagttgatttaaatgttgtgttagtttcaggtgatacagcaaggtgattcaagtatacatatattgatacatatatatctattctttctcaaattcttttccatttattcaataGCTTTCCTTGCACTTCATGTAATTCGGGGCAGAGAGCAATTGTTCATCATTCTTTGAGTGACTGTAACTCACTCATGGATCCCTCAGCTTCTAGGCTCAATCCAACCTCTCACATGTTAGTTAGAATTATGATGGTTTCTAAAATGCCAGCctgattttatcttaaaataatttcttaaaccaAACTTGATGATATTTGCACCAGACACATCTGGCTCTCACAGTTGTCCTCACTTTACTGAGGAGggatgagactcagagaggtagagccacttgcccaaagccacacagctgccGAGTGCCAGAGATCAGATTCGAAGCCAGCGAGGACTCAGGAAGGCTTTGTGGAGAGACCCGATCTAGTTGGAGGGGCAGAAGGAGCAAAGGCTTGGAAGACAGCTTAGCTTGATGGGTTTGTGGCTGCTGTTGGGGACCCAGCTGGGGAATAGAGGGCCAAGTAAGAATAAGGAGGACCTTGAAGGCCGTATCACCCAGAAAGGTCAGCCCCCTCTGTACTGGGTGCTATGAAGGGCACAAGATTGAGGGCACAGATTTTGGGGTCTAACAAAATGatgttcaagtcccagctctgtccaTTACAAGAGGAATGACTTTGACCCAGATCtttgcctttctgagcctcagttttatctgtaaaatgggaacaacaaaCACTACCCATctcacagggctgttgggagAATGCAATGAGATGAGGGATTCAAAGGTTCTAGgctcacagtaggtgcttaataagtgtgttatacacacacgcacacgcacacacactctttGCCTCTGAACTTGCCTTTGGGAGGCAGACTGTTTTGCACAGGGGGTCGAGTTCCTTCTTGGGGGAAGAGAATATGGCCTAACCTTGGCCCCACTTTCCGGCAGGTGGGGGACTTTAGGAATAAGCCACCAGCTCTGGGACATATTTCATAACTTGAAGACTCACACCCACCACCCCCACTTGGGCAGTTCTCGGTTCCTGGAAGGCAGAGCCCTCAGTCACTTCCTGAAAGCAGAGagggagaaacaaaaacagaagatgcAACCCACCAGTTCCTGGGTCAGGGAGGTAACTGGGCGAgtcagggaggctgggagggtaCTATGGAAGGGACCAGGTTGTGTTCCCCAATGTGGGCTCTCCCCCTGCACCCATCCCCACAGTCCCCTGCACACAGAGGCAGCCTGGGGTGGAGGAGAGACCACTTAGCCGCTGTGTAACCTGAGCAGATCGCTTCACCAagtgtgagcctcagtttcctcatctgtaaaatgggcgatACTGTCTCAAAGATGAGAATGGAATGAGATGCTGTAGGGAAGATCCCCTGATGCTGGCATCCAGCAGGGGTGCTGTGGACagaggagcagaggagaggggGGCCTCCAATTCAGGGAGAGTACAGAGATGGTGACCTCCCTACCTCCCTACATTAGGGAAGCAGTTAGGGAAGCTGCAAAGACCTGTGTGAGAGCAGAGACCTCCCCGCCTCTTTGGGATGCAACCGTGAGCACTGGGGAAACCAGCATCTCCCTGCCTGGGCCTGTCTACGGCTACCAGCTTATCCCAGACATCCGCAGTGTTAGCACTGAAAATCCCTCGTCCCAGTCAGTCCCAGGCAATCCAGGTGCCTAGTACCTGCCATACTGTGGGCTTCAAGGGGAAGGGACCAGGGACACAGCAGCCTCTAGCCAGGCCGTGGCTGGGCAGGCTTCAGCCCATGTGACTGAAACCCACATGGCTTCCAGAGGCTCTGTGGCTCCAAAGAGGCACGCAGTTAACAAGGAGAGGAGCAGAGCGTAAGCACTGTGTATGGCAGGTAGGATAATAACTTTAATCTGTGCTAAAACACACTTATGATGCATTATAAAACCCCCACTGCGGATGGATCATTTCAGTATCTCATCATCTGGGGGCCTCATTCATCTTCACTCCAGCACTGGTTGCTATAGTGCCCGTTACACAGATTAGGGAAGCAAGGCTCAGGGCAGTGAGGTCACTTCCTTCAGGCCCCACCTTtcacctcttctctcctctgatGGCAGGAAAACAGTCACTTACCACaggagtggggtgggcagggctcagaGATAGGCGCAAGGAGATGCCACATCCTATTTTGCTTGTTGCTTGCTTAACGGAGGTCAGACACTGCCCGGATCGTCTTCACCCGAAACCAGGGTGCTTCTGCCCCAAGCCCCACCCAGGCTGTGTGGAGGAGCGAGCTGCCAGGGGCCACACCCCAGCTCCGGAGACCGCACCACATGGCTGCCCTGGACCACTCAGGAAAGGTGCTTGTAGGACTCAAGAAGCTTGGGACCTCCCATTTGGAATCCTGAATCCCAGGAGTCCCAGCGTTCAAGAGCTTGAAATCTCAGGATCCAAAAGACTGAGCGTCTCAGCGTGTGGGTTGAGCAGCCTCGAGAGAGGGGATCCAGCGGGGGCCCAAGTGTCCCCCCAGATCGCAGCACAGGTCTGAGTCCTGCTGCACTGGACATGtaacccagcaggaccctgtggggccttcccaggacagacccctcccccatagcCTCAGCTTTAGCTCCtccctgaagtacctagataacagtatctgatgcacatttcctgagttgttttacagatgctaaacacagccccaccccgatggaagaaattaactacttgatgaccccAGACCTGGCGCATGAGGATTGagaatgttaacccctgtgatgccaccctgttacctcaccatcaaccaatcagagaattgtgcacgagctgacCACAGTCCCTggaactcccctccctcacctggcgtTTAAAACTGCTTTGCTAAAACTCATCGGAGAGTTTGggctttttgagcactagctgtccTAGACTCCTTGTCTGGCGCCCTGCAAcaaacgctgcactttccttcaccacaacatggtgtcagtagattggctttactgcacacaAGCGAGCAGACCCCAGTTTTGGTTTGGTAACAGACAGGACCTGGCCCAGCTCAGGATCAAATCCAGTAACAAACCAGatccagtcccagctctgtcgcttacaagctgtgtgatcttgggcaactgaacacacctctctgagccacaggtTCTTCACTTGGAACACAAGATACCAGTAGCGCCTACACTTTGTGGGGTTGTTATGTGTTAAAGTGAGCTGATCCAGGTTGAGCGTTTagcacaaagtaagtgctcaataaaggcCAGGTGTTGTCATTGTCATTCTGCATGTAGGTCCACATCCCTGAAAAATCTACAACCCTGGGACAGCTTTGACACACTTCTGACCTTGTCAGTCAGAGAGAGCTGGGGCCAGGAGCCCCAGAAACCTGTCTCCACAGTAAGTCCTGGGTGCCATACACAGCCTTGGTCTCCTCTGGTTTGTGTATCAAGTGTAGACAATGTGCTGGACACTGTTCTAAGAGTTATGCATGAACTATTAGCTCACTTGGGCCCCACAGCCTCCTCGTATTAACCCCACAtgaaagatggggaaactgaggcccacttGGTGCTTACAGTCACATGGCCAATAAGAGAAGGAGCAGGAACTTAAACCTGGTTGGTCTTGCTCCAGAGCCCTTAAACCTGGTTGGTCTTGCTCCAGAGCCCACCTCATAGTCACAGCTCTGTACCACCTGTGAACATGACCTGGCCATTCTCCGGAGCCGAAGCAAATGctgcctcctccaagaagccttcccagatTGCCCAGGCATCATTAGTCCAGttgtttaaaccatttttaaaaaatgtttgtttactTTCAAAACATTCATTCCCATCAGCTCATAAACACCAAgaggacagaaaccacagacatcTTACGGCTCACGCTACACACCCAGGGCTTAGCAGACAGGCAGGTGCTTGGTGGGCGCTGTGACATTGGCCCACTGGAGCACAGGCACTGTGGCTGCCCTACTGCCCCCACCAGACCACAAGTCTCCACAGGATTCCTGGCCCCCACAGGCCTGGCATCCTGGGGGCTCATTAAAGGCGTGTTGCAGGAGTGGACACAGGAGTGAGGCTGGGCAACAGGCATACTGTTGCACAGGACGTGCCACCTGCAGGATTTTGGCCTCACATTTGTCATCCTGCACTTCCCAACCTTTTCTAATCAATTACCCCAGCCCTATCAAGGAGCCTTTCCAGACATTGCTTTTCCTAATTACCACCTGcccccatgaaattttaatactgcAGATAAATCTGTTGAATGTTCTGTGACCCTTTACAGGGACACAAACCATAGTGATAGCTAAGATTTCTTttgccttccctcccaccctccaaaaAACCCACCTCTCAACTGTCGTACCTAAATTTGCTAGCCTGGTACGGAGGAAGTGAGGTCCTTTCACAAATGAATTCACTGAGACTTACACCTGGTTTTAGTTTAACACTGACAATTTTCAGGGGATATCTGTCTGTCTGTAGACAGATGgaccaacacacagacacacaccagcCATCTGTAACAGAGAAGCATAAGCCCGACTCCATCTTGTATTTCTGTCTTTAAAGGATGGGGAATATTTCAACTATCCCTAAAGAAAGTCCTCTGGGGTGCATGTTGGATAAGTGGTCTGATTACAGCTATGAACCCATGAGTAAGAGGAAGATGATATTTTATTGTAACAGTGTGTGGCCACAGTACCTGTTAGGATCTAAGGAATGGTGGCCTTTGAATGGCTCTCTAAATTACAATACAATCCTGAAATTAGAGCTATTCTGTGAAGAAGCAGGGAAGAATGATAAAATCCCCTACATGCAAGCATTTGCGCTATTACATCAGGATGAGAAAAAGTCAGACAGTTGTCGCCTTACGGTGTAAAGGCTTGAAAAGAAACCCGAGGCAAGAGCTGTCacacaggaagaaaaggaagggaacaaGAATGAGGATACATTGCTCCAAACCTTAAACGCTCCCCTGGCTGAGCTGGGTCCCAGCCACTCCAGCCACTATGCCAGTACCTCCACCTCTTCCACTGCCTCCCATTCTTCTTGCTCCAGCCCCAGTTCCCAACCCTGGGGCTCAGGGAGTGGTCAGACTGGCTCCCTCTCCTTATAGGGATCAATTACTTTCCTGGGCCCAGGGACCTTATCTGGTATCACCATCTAAGACCCAACAGGGCACCCAATTTGGACTGGGAGCCATCCCAGAGCAGGGCAATTACCCCGTAGGGTGCATGAATGAAAATGGCCACCTGGCTGGGTTTCTGTGCATGCACAGTCCCTTGTCAACCTTGGACTTGTTTAATTGGACAATCCTCCTTATAGGGCGAATCCTTTCCGAATGACAGAATTGTTTGCTTCCATTTTTGCCACCCATCACCCTTCCTGGACAgacatacacattcttctcaacatGATCCTTACAGGAGATGAAAGGAGGATGGTCACTGATAAGGCCAGGGAAGAAGCGTACCAGCTCCACCTAATGGGCCCAAATGGTACACCCAAAGCCCACCTGGCAGCACCCACAGTTGAACCAAATTGGGGTCCTCAGTGAGGCAGCAACGCCCTTTTTAGAGCACTGCCCTAAGTGCACCTTGGCAGGGCTTTGAAAAGGGGTCCCAAAAcaaaaaagtctgaaaatattcaagaaattcAGCACAAATCAAATGAAGACCACTCTGAATTTTTGGAAAGGATTTATCAGACCTACAGACATTATACTGATGCCAATCCCAAGGGCCCTAAAAATACTAGAAAGGTAAACATGAACTTTATCGGGCAAAGTGCCCCAGATATCAGGAGAAAGTTACAAAAATTAGATGGTGCATTTGGAATGAATCTTTCTCAGTTGGTAGACTTTGCTTTTAAGGTATTCAACAGCAGAgaacacaaacagaaaaagaaggcaCAAGGTGAAATGTACTTTTCTAATTGTTGCATTGGATCCCTGGAAGACAGGAGGCTCTGAGAAAGATAAGCCAGCACTAGGTAAAGAACGATGCACTTACTGTAAAGAGAAAGGACACTGAGAGAGAGAATGCCTGCAATTAAAGAACAAGAGGGCTAAAGACGTGGAAGCAACGTacatgtccaacaacagatgaatagataaagaagatgtggtatatatatatataatggaatactactcagccctaaaaagaaccaaataataccatttgcagcaacatggatggaactatagattatcatatgaagtgaagtaagccggagaaagacaaatatcacatgatatcatttatttgtggaatctcaaaaacaagatacaaaataacttatttataaaacagaaatagacccacagatatagaaaacaaatttgtggttaccaaaggggaaaggggtgggggagggataaattaagagtttgggattaacatattcacactactataaataaaatagataaacaacaagaacctattgtatagcacagggaactatactcactattttgtaataacatataagggaaaagaatctgaaaaagaatagatataaatatatgtataactgaatcactgtgttgtatacctgaaactaacacaacattgtaaatcaactatacttcaattaaaaaaaattttttttaaaaaggagggctaaaaaaggaaaggagtggGGCCTCTCAGATGTAGAGAGGGAAGAATGTTTAGATGATGAATGAAGAGACCCAGGGGCTCCTCTGGATTTATGACACTCAATTCAAATATCCCCACAGGAGCCCCAGGTAAACCTGACAGTGGGAAGAAAACTGATTGACTTTCTGGTAGACACAAGGGCAACGTATTCCATGCTAAACACTAAGTTGGCACAGAGAACATCCCATCTACCCCAGTCACCGGGGTATCAGGGGAAGTACAGAGCTGACAATTTATTTCAAACCACTGGAGTGTCAATTAGGAGATCTGATATTAAAACGTAGTTTCTTGTACATGCCTGAATGCCCTATCCCCCACCTGGGCCAAGATTGCCTCTGTAAACTGAAGGCTCAAGTGACTTTTTCACCAGGACAACTTGATATCAGAGTCCCACCAGAACATGCTTTAACACCTACAGAGGGCTCTcctagaaaattcagaaaaacagACAGAACTTGATCCCCCTGAGGTCTACAGAAAGGTAAGATGAGAAGTGTGGGCTGACGGTGCCCCAGGAAAGGCAAATTATTCCTCAATTTGGATTGCTTAACACCAAAGTGACAATGGGCTTGCTTTTGTCTACAAGTATAACCCGACAGGTATCATATTGATTGGAAACTACTCATTTATCTTGGGATAAGGCCTTGCCAGTTGCCCTGCGACAGATTAGAGCGGCTCCCAGAAGCAAGCTTAAATTAAGCCCTTTTGAAATATTGGATGGTAGGCCATTATAGGTGTCTGTCCAGGCAGGAGAATCTGTAGCCAATAGGTCTGCAGACTTGGACTTGCAAGCCATCAGAAGATCTTAAGTTGCTGTTAAGATCCTACCAGCCTCCTACCAGATAAGTAACAATGACTTTACTCTCCCATTTCACTTGTACTTGTTGGAAAGGAAATGCTTTAATAAAGCTATCTGTGTGGCCAACAGGGGAAATATGCAAAGACAGCTCAGGGCAGAGCAGCCTAGGTGCCCTCATCCCAAGTGCTGGAGTTTATATATATGTTCAAGTGCTTGTCTAAGTGTTGTGACAGGGCCATAAAAAGGGGGAGCAGTATCCTCATAATGCAAACTGCTTATACCCAGCCTAGGACTCGGGAATACTACCAGTTCCAAGTTGATAAATTCCATGCCACCATCACCCCCTCCTTGCCCCTGttcagcaggaagtagccagagtGGTCGTCGCCCCTTATCCTGCAAGATTGTGGAATGGAATTGACAGTAGGGAAttttaacagagaagaacaaacctgactccatgttggatctattcctttagctctaacctttgtgctctgttgcctctGCTTAGTCCTACTGGCTCTCcacctttgtaaaagaatgtCATCTATAGGTTGAAATATTCCCGggcttgacctttaaaggtataacacttttccattcatatagagattaaaaagttgcagaacagaaaataacaattgtcttgttggaggtttacaggaacatcgcaACCAGAactatgtggacagctgcaagaacaaaggattccagcaccaagaagtttgcaacaaccagccacaccccctccccttttaggatacaagaagcctgaattctaactcaggtaagaaggttctttgggacactagtgggccatcttctcagtctgctggctttccaaataaagtcactcttccttgccccaacaccttgCCTCTTGATTTAGTGGCCTGTCCTGCAGCAAGAAGTACAACAGGTAACAATCATATTTCCTTCTAGCCAGAGGCCACCCCCACTGTCTTCCTGCTCCAGCTcagcaaaggagacagagagacagaggcctTGGGTCTTTGTGGGCTCCACGAGCGTCCTGCAGCCAGATGGGGCCACCACAAGTCCAAGCTCGGCCACCGCCCAGCCATGCTGCCATGGGCTGCTGCTTCCcccctctgagccttggttttctcatttgtaaaaagggGGCAGGGTTCTCAGATGATTCCCTGGCCCCTCTGAAGGCCTAGGTTCCCAGGGAATGCTCAGCCTGGCATCCCAGCCCATTCCATTGAGTTTCAATCTCCCCTGTCTGCCGGCCACGTCCAGTGAGGGAGGCATCTACCACGTAGGGTGTGGCCTGCCTGGGGGGCCGGGGAGCCACCTCCTGAGGAAAAAAGAATTCCAGGAGACCAGAGCCTGCCTGCCCTGATCCTTGTCtatgggcgtgtgtgtgtgtgtgtgtgtgtgtgtgtgtgtgtgtgtgtgtgtgtgtgtaaggggacACTGCTTTAGCTACCAGCCCCCCACCATTCTCTTTTATGCCCCTAAAGCACCCCAGATACAAAAGTAATCAGAGTATTCTAATCatcattattttctcctttgctaGCAGTAGTATcttaaaactaatattttaataatttgctGTGGACAAGCACCATTTTCTCAATCCTATAAGAATGTGAAGAACACAGTTTGGAAACACTGTTTTTATGGACCCATAGCCTGAGCAaatcccttcacctctctgggctttggCTTCCCAACCATGAAAGAAGGAGTAGGATGATTTTTAGGGAAATGCTCCTGATTTCTCCAGTTTTTTGAATTCAGAGTAGCCCCTAAACCTGCAGCTGCTGGCAAACCTGACAGGAAAGGCAGAGCAGGATCCGGAAGAGACAGCAGAATAAGGCTACCAACTCCAGGCAGACCTCAATCCCGAGTGCCCAGGGCTTTGGGGTGTCCTTTCCagtggctgcagctcaggctctgccCAGGGCTGCCCCCCAGCCCGCCCTTGGCTGTCAGGCAGGCCTGCTGGTCCCTGGAGACCCTGCCACCCAGCCACTCCCTGTGGTTTTTGCAAGCTGGTACTTACCGTGCTCAGCAGAGCATGAGATGGCTGCCTCGTGGGCCCAGGAGAAGCGGCTTCTCTGCTTTAGTAACAAGGACCCAGCCTGTGCTGCCAAGCACGGCTGTGGCACCTCTGCTGTGGTCTCAGACCGCTCCAACCCCCAACGGCCGTGTGtaaaagaaggaagcaaaagTGTGGTTACTCAAGGCCACGTGACGGCCCACACCTCCTTGTTTGTTGCAGCTTTGGGGACGTTGATCAAGCTTGGGTGTGTAGTAGGAGAAAGGGCCCTGCTGAGCCCGAGGCCACTCTTGGGTTCCTGTAACCATGAAAACACCTAGAACCACATGGAAACTTGCGGGGGAGGGGtagttggtgggggaggggtcggCCCAAGCTGAGAAATGCCACAGCACTACTCCACGGGGATGGAGTGTGGAGGTGAGAGGGCACCCATCCTGGAAGGGAGGGAGTGACCAGATGCAAAGGAGGATGGTGGGGAAGCCAGCAAGTAAACAGGTAAA from Globicephala melas chromosome 13, mGloMel1.2, whole genome shotgun sequence carries:
- the SELPLG gene encoding P-selectin glycoprotein ligand 1 — protein: MFLKLLLLLALLGPGSSLQLWETWEDGTKEAPGPLLVRGRREVDEDDSDIYDYDIQTDPPEMLNSTEAPKLLPVMGTLEQRESARPLTPEPTTLEVATRDPAVLDAGGAATGNVSMEPVILVTLTKEPVTVIPPIMEVPSTESAAVEALSTGPAGRAALATEPAATEALSTETLPMEPASTMALATERTATESLSTGALSTEPTAAETLSTEPTATETLSPEALSTEPTAAETLSTEPTAAETLSAEALSTGSTVTEALFMGPTVIEALSTELATTAVLSMEPTTTGALPTDPATVKTLPTRPATTRGLTTALAVPSDPPKSTIVAVGNSSDNLIYKWKNGQSLFPRSSVTPSSTEGLLDPSSVKQCLLAILILALVATIFLICTVVLAIRLSRKNHLYPVRNYSPTEMVCISSLLPEGGEGPAAMANGGLPKAKSQGLKAGSGEDREGDDLTLHSFLP